Proteins found in one Crassostrea angulata isolate pt1a10 chromosome 3, ASM2561291v2, whole genome shotgun sequence genomic segment:
- the LOC128176348 gene encoding uncharacterized protein LOC128176348: MTDQVMSESVYKGLCREIGTPQQVAYRRDILDIMELFIHRITRIDRYRKMRSGSSSEGFRLRGSDLDSVFWPPNHKVIWYHYQSFLYKTHVHVDKYAWILCDNSDSPPGYTLLWLPTECAGPRVLSACEKIQERLYISSSIYRESSLSRPGSTVHGPCRSGKVIFISYDDAYGFGSDFWPPSASSWIERCHAWPSPHVVENIVRNGCHFVAIGHKLGNHIDNEWRISFTQAEKKLVYSMNHTQFLTYGLLKLVLNEKINIGLKDEDKLLCSYQIKTVVFWAIQQNPLHQWCPQKLLAGFWVCFKLLIKWVYEGVCPNFFIPQNNMFLTKIHGSAQVNLFMQLYRDYEEYSDIAFISSPTIRRIIEVRVFSNFNLRINFLDVTKLPGDEFDVYSFAEIESNEYCLPDLQTFAKAIKAVERLLYSPLTECQFVWIQKCTVSNLQRAAFILLNFSFYTKGSSNKLVYSAHNTSLHMLKLAAKFGCVSDLSYIAIYFYKTCRYREALSVIEKAKDKLAQPHVIYWGRVKPEQYTKAVDGMSMSAKMRHAVAIDVSLENDICYINELISEQRSSKQNGQYTLFIPPFILLHMLEFFCFQHVDAQRAKAALKDIELMVHSEKLEVVHVPLYDKDISWEILGICQQITGNLQAALYSYKQSLKYPFQKIQTATIRRICDLIKKMRK; the protein is encoded by the coding sequence ATGACTGATCAGGTCATGTCCGAGTCGGTGTATAAAGGCCTGTGTCGTGAGATAGGGACCCCACAACAGGTAGCCTACAGGAGAGATATACTGGACATAATGGAGTTATTTATTCATCGAATTACAAGAATCGACCGGTACAGAAAGATGCGGAGTGGTAGCAGTAGTGAAGGTTTCCGATTACGTGGATCAGACTTGGACAGTGTGTTCTGGCCACCTAACCACAAAGTGATTTGGTACCACTATCAGTCATTTCTGTACAAAacgcatgtacatgtagacaaatatgCATGGATTCTTTGTGACAATTCTGATAGTCCACCAGGATACACTTTACTTTGGCTTCCAACTGAATGTGCTGGTCCACGTGTTTTGTCAGCCTGTGAAAAGATTCAAGAGAGGCTCTATATATCAAGTTCAATATACAGAGAGAGCTCTTTATCAAGGCCTGGTTCTACAGTGCATGGACCATGTAGGAGTGGAAaagtgatttttatttcatatgatgACGCGTATGGTTTTGGTAGCGATTTCTGGCCTCCTTCGGCTTCCTCATGGATAGAGAGATGTCACGCCTGGCCTTCACCTCATGTTGTCGAGAACATTGTCCGAAATGGGTGTCATTTCGTAGCAATAGGACATAAACTAGGAAACCATATAGACAACGAGTGGAGAATTTCCTTCACTCAGGCTGAAAAGAAACTTGTGTACTCAATGAATCATACACAATTTTTAACATATGGTTTGCTAAAACTGGTCTTGAATGAGAAAATTAATATTGGTTTAAAAGATGAAGATAAACTACTATGCTCCTATCAAATCAAAACAGTCGTTTTCTGGGCAATTCAACAAAACCCACTGCATCAATGGTGTCCACAAAAACTTTTAGCTGGATTTTGGGTGTGCTTTAAACTCCTTATAAAATGGGTGTATGAGGGGGTCTGTCccaatttctttattccccAAAACAATATGTTTCTTACAAAAATCCATGGATCAGCACAAGTGAACTTATTCATGCAACTGTATCGTGACTATGAGGAGTATTCCGATATCGCATTTATAAGCAGTCCAACAATAAGACGTATCATTGAAGTTCGtgttttttccaattttaaccTTAGGATTAATTTTCTTGATGTCACTAAGCTACCGGGAGATGAGTTTGATGTTTATTCATTTGCCGAAATAGAAAGTAATGAGTACTGTCTTCCGGACCTACAAACCTTTGCAAAGGCCATAAAAGCTGTAGAACGGCTGTTATATTCGCCCCTGACAGAGTGTCAGTTTGTTTGGATACAAAAATGTACAGTCTCAAATCTTCAGAGAGCTGCTTTCATTTTGCTTAACTTTTCATTTTATACTAAAGGAAGTTCCAACAAACTGGTATATAGTGCTCATAACACGTCCCTCCACATGCTGAAATTAGCGGCAAAGTTTGGGTGTGTTTCTGACTTGTCGTATATTGCCATTTACTTCTACAAGACATGCAGATACAGAGAAGCTTTATCCGTTATAGAGAAAGCAAAGGACAAGTTAGCACAGCCACACGTGATATATTGGGGGCGAGTGAAACCAGAACAGTATACCAAAGCCGTAGATGGAATGTCTATGTCTGCAAAGATGAGACATGCTGTTGCAATCGATGTTTCTCTCGAAAATGACATTTGTTACATTAATGAGTTGATATCAGAACAACGGTCTAGTAAACAAAATGGACAGTATACACTGTTTATCCCACCCTTCATATTACTGCACATGCTAGAGTTTTTCTGCTTTCAACATGTTGACGCACAGAGAGCAAAAGCGGCTCTAAAAGATATCGAGCTCATGGTCCATAGTGAAAAGTTAGAAGTCGTACACGTTCCTTTGTATGACAAAGATATCTCCTGGGAGATCCTtgggatctgtcaacagatcacaGGGAACCTCCAGGCTGCCCTGTACTCATACAAGCAATCACTAAAATACCCATTCCAGAAAATTCAAACTGCTACTATCCGCAGAATTTGcgatttaattaaaaagatgAGAAAATAA
- the LOC128176347 gene encoding centromere/kinetochore protein zw10 homolog: MSFVSQVLSCAGQLEAKEIQGKMDLLGKKMEDLKLEIFEVTRGKYVDFFTQKLQATSALVENVEKVSGDLHDAKEKIENDVQNQLTLSKEVLTNLKGDLENHKCVLVILDRLLQIQDNLECAASANKRHSYSEAAASLLKADVLLGTPLEGYDDIEVLMALQTECCVQKQKLIFEMTEKWKQMISWSSSDANSQSKSRQVFQLELTSGGNVLSEIIGAMETLGDLESTLKNFGKRLISDLFKPCVVNSTATVKNTPENIVIVTVNNEKTPVPSPPKQMYMNVMTIIQVLEKYFSDLTVQDGTNFLSCVGRQVSQELLELIVKECLTPAIPHNNKDMAEFEANCIEPTKAFQGILVNLKFIPEDDNALEEFVKNIDVLFVNKKSQDILLRARELMKSELHNTVKVSDEYPLGEMAGGPSERKSRKVELASSGQGSSDTFKLPACQISACTQQLMTLAYETLEEATSSSQECAVQLFFAARNMFELFCSVYPTAHQKALSLFPQMSAVFNNDCMYVCHHLAMIGHQFNKSLPEDVQATFVDLMPKIRRLGTDTMLQQLNSQKDIMLDYLQAAKGFVSVSEGSNSTSTEKAVKQVLHQLGHLQKVWQEILPVNQYRKSIGTLLNMVVVEICDRVVSLEDISASDASQLASLMSLIQKRAGPLMKSTNDEGDVNVTIELQRNVPKWLRFTEIITVLNASLLEINDRWADGKGPLANELTASEVKQMIRALFQNTDRRSAVLAKIR, encoded by the exons ATGTCTTTTGTATCCCAGGTTTTGTCCTGTGCAG GACAACTTGAAGCAAAGGAGATTCAAGGTAAAATGGATCTCTTGGGCAAGAAGATGGAGGATTTGAAACTTGAAATCTTTGAGGTCACAAGAGGAAAGTACGTCGATTTCTTCACCCAAAAACTTCAAGCTACTTCAGCTTTAGTTGAAAACGTAGAAAAGGTTTCTGGGGATCTACATGATGCAAAAGAAAAGATAGAAAACGAT GTACAAAACCAGCTAACATTATCCAAAGAAGTCCTCACAAATTTGAAAGGGGATTTAGAAAACCACAAATGTGTTCTAGTGATTTTGGATAGGCTGTTGCAGATACAAGACAACTTGGAATGTGCTGCCTCAGCCAATAAAAGACACAGCTACTCTGAAGCAGCAGCATCCCTACTGAAGGCCGATGTACTACTAGGTACTCCCCTGGAGGGATATGATGACATTGAGGTACTGATGGCCTTGCAGACTGAGTGCTGTGTACAGAAACAGAAGTTGATATTTGAAATGACCGAGAAATGGAAACAAATGATATCGTGGAGCTCCAGTGACGCGAACAGCCAGAGCAAATCCAGACAGGTGTTTCAGCTGGAGTTAACATCCGGAGGTAATGTGCTGTCTGAGATTATAGGAGCAATGGAAACGCTGGGGGATCTGGAATCTACCCTGAAAAATTTTGGGAAAAGATTGATTTCTGACCTGTTTAAACCCTGTGTTGTTAACTCAACAGCAACAGTCAAAAACACTCCTGAGAATATTGTCATAGTAACTGTAAACAATGAAAAGACCCCAGTTCCATCCCCTCCCaaacaaatgtatatgaatGTTATGACCATCATCCAAGTCTTGGAAAAGTATTTCTCAGACTTGACAGTGCAGGATGGAACAAATTTCCTGTCATGTGTCGGCAGGCAAGTTTCGCAAGAACTGTTGGAGTTGATTGTCAAAGAATGCCTAACACCAGCCATTCCTCACAATAATAAAGATATGGCAGAATTTGAAGCCAACTGTATCGAACCAACCAAGGCCTTTCAAGGCATTCTTGTAAACTTGAAGTTTATACCAGAAGATGACAATGCTTTAGAAGAGTTTGTAAAGAACATAGATGTCCTCTTTGTCAATAAGAAATCCCAGGACATATTGCTTCGAGCCAGAGAACTGATGAAATCTGAGCTTCACAATACGGTAAAGGTGTCAGATGAATATCCTCTAGGGGAAATGGCAGGTGGCCCTTCAGAAAGAAAGTCCAGGAAAGTTGAGCTAGCCAGCTCTGGTCAGGGTAGTTCAGACACATTTAAGCTGCCAGCTTGTCAGATCAG TGCATGCACACAGCAGTTGATGACCCTAGCATATGAAACACTGGAAGAAGCTACCAGCAGTTCTCAGGAGTGTGCAGTGCAACTGTTCTTTGCTGCCAGAAACATGTTTGAACTGTTCTGCAGTGTGTACCCTACAGCACATCAGAAGGCTTTATCACTGTTTCCACAGATGAGTG CTGTATTCAACAATGACTGTATGTACGTGTGTCATCACCTTGCTATGATTGGCCACCAGTTCAACAAGTCCCTCCCTGAGGATGTCCAGGCCACATTTGTAGACCTGATGCCGAAGATTCGTCGACTGGGGACTGATACAATGTTACAGCAACTCAACTCCCAAAAGGACATCATGCTGGACTATCTACAGGCAGCAAAGG GTTTTGTGAGTGTGTCTGAGGGATCAAACTCTACCAGTACAGAGAAAGCAGTGAAACAGGTGCTTCATCAGCTGGGCCATCTTCAAAAAGTCTGGCAGGAGATCCTTCCCGTCAATCAATACAGGAAGTCAATAG GTACCTTGCTGAACATGGTGGTTGTGGAAATCTGTGACAGAGTTGTGAGTTTAGAGGACATCTCTGCCTCTGATGCCTCACAGCTGGCCTCACTTATGTCACTCATTCAAAaaagggctggtcccttaaTGAAATCAACCAATGACGAAGGGGATGTGAATGTCACCATTGAACTTCAACGCAATGTGCCAAAATGGCTGCGATTTACAGAAATCATCACGGTTCTGAATGCCAGTCTCCTTGAGATTAACGACAGGTGGGCTGATGGCAAGGGGCCATTAGCTAATGAACTCACAGCCTCAGAAGTGAAGCAGATGATCAGAGCTTTGTTTCAGAATACTGACAGACGGTCAGCAGTCTTGGCAAAAATAAGATAG
- the LOC128176349 gene encoding acyl-CoA:lysophosphatidylglycerol acyltransferase 1-like isoform X1: MRNFQLEIKNHIWCRSVDKVIQMMLFPGPYYVIKGLYFVFSQYCVVSVFITLHILLLPLRFTAPALYWKIDAVLFKASLGLVSSWFYTEGVTLKESGDSLKDIYNDEVLLLCNHQSTADIGVMMQSMYSKGPTAGHLIWIMDHVFRLTHFGWMSCFHGDFFLEKPRTEAKRNEQMRNMKEHIRSAYSDGMKKWVVLFPEGGFLCNMRPSSQRYANQQGLPILNNVCLPRLVATQTIIDELTPKEGSSDLKKCRNLKWIVDTTIAYPRGEAPNGLYLIFSRGKFPPIRVHYRVFDIKSVPRDEEGFKNWMYDRYIEKEAMLERFYKTGSLVDNLTESIDADVKGAFFSVLFYFVMAVCFSVFLYFPVISLVNFKWILLIVLIYMIYFAYSFVKTFF, encoded by the exons ATGAGGAATTTtcaacttgaaataaaaaatcatatatggTGCCGATCAGTG GATAAAGTGATACAAATGATGCTGTTCCCTGGACCTTATTACGTGATTAAGGGGCTATACTTCGTATTCTCACAGTACTGTGTTGTCTCTGTGTTCATCACACTCCATATCCTCCTGCTGCCGTTAAGGTTCACTGCCCCTGCACTGTACTGGAAAATTGACGCCGTTCTGTTCAAAGCTTCCCTGGGACTCGTGTCGTCATGGTTTTACACAGAGGGAGTTACTT TGAAAGAGTCCGGGGACTCTTTGAAAGACATCTATAATGATGAGGTCCTTCTTCTATGTAATCATCAATCTACCGCAGACATTGGAGTTATGATGCAGTCAATGTATTCAAAGGGTCCCACGGCCGGTCACTTGATCTGGATAATGGATCACGTGTTCAGACTCACGCACTTCGGTTGGATGTCATGTTTTCATGGTGATTTCTTTCTGGAAAAACCCAGG ACTGAAGCAAAACGAAACGAACAGATGCGGAATATGAAAGAGCATATCAGAAGCGCCTACTCGGATGGCATGAAGAAATGGGTTGTGCTCTTTCCGGAGGGTGGATTTTTGTGTAACATGCGTCCATCAAGCCAGAG GTACGCAAATCAACAAGGTTTACCCATACTTAATAATGTCTGCCTGCCTCGATTGGTCGCAACACAAACAATTATTGACGAGTTGACCCCAAAAGAAG GTTCCTCCGACTTAAAGAAGTGTCGGAATCTGAAGTGGATCGTGGACACCACCATAGCATACCCGCGGGGTGAGGCACCCAATGGTCTGTACCTTATTTTCTCCAGGGGAAAATTCCCGCCAATTCGCGTCCATTATCGAGTGTTCGATATAAAAAGCGTGCCTCGAGACGAAGAGGGTTTCAAAAACTGGATGTACGACAGGTATATAGAAAAGGAGGCCATGTTGGAACGTTTCTATAAAACCGGTTCCCTTGTGGACAACCTTACTGAATCTATTGACGCAGATGTGAAAGGAgcctttttctctgttttattcTACTTTGTAATGGCAGTGTGCTTTAgcgtatttttatattttccagtTATATCGTTAGTGAAtttcaaatggattttattgattgttttaatttatatgatttattttgcGTATAGTTTTGTGAAAACCTTCTTCTGA
- the LOC128176349 gene encoding acyl-CoA:lysophosphatidylglycerol acyltransferase 1-like isoform X2 codes for MMLFPGPYYVIKGLYFVFSQYCVVSVFITLHILLLPLRFTAPALYWKIDAVLFKASLGLVSSWFYTEGVTLKESGDSLKDIYNDEVLLLCNHQSTADIGVMMQSMYSKGPTAGHLIWIMDHVFRLTHFGWMSCFHGDFFLEKPRTEAKRNEQMRNMKEHIRSAYSDGMKKWVVLFPEGGFLCNMRPSSQRYANQQGLPILNNVCLPRLVATQTIIDELTPKEGSSDLKKCRNLKWIVDTTIAYPRGEAPNGLYLIFSRGKFPPIRVHYRVFDIKSVPRDEEGFKNWMYDRYIEKEAMLERFYKTGSLVDNLTESIDADVKGAFFSVLFYFVMAVCFSVFLYFPVISLVNFKWILLIVLIYMIYFAYSFVKTFF; via the exons ATGATGCTGTTCCCTGGACCTTATTACGTGATTAAGGGGCTATACTTCGTATTCTCACAGTACTGTGTTGTCTCTGTGTTCATCACACTCCATATCCTCCTGCTGCCGTTAAGGTTCACTGCCCCTGCACTGTACTGGAAAATTGACGCCGTTCTGTTCAAAGCTTCCCTGGGACTCGTGTCGTCATGGTTTTACACAGAGGGAGTTACTT TGAAAGAGTCCGGGGACTCTTTGAAAGACATCTATAATGATGAGGTCCTTCTTCTATGTAATCATCAATCTACCGCAGACATTGGAGTTATGATGCAGTCAATGTATTCAAAGGGTCCCACGGCCGGTCACTTGATCTGGATAATGGATCACGTGTTCAGACTCACGCACTTCGGTTGGATGTCATGTTTTCATGGTGATTTCTTTCTGGAAAAACCCAGG ACTGAAGCAAAACGAAACGAACAGATGCGGAATATGAAAGAGCATATCAGAAGCGCCTACTCGGATGGCATGAAGAAATGGGTTGTGCTCTTTCCGGAGGGTGGATTTTTGTGTAACATGCGTCCATCAAGCCAGAG GTACGCAAATCAACAAGGTTTACCCATACTTAATAATGTCTGCCTGCCTCGATTGGTCGCAACACAAACAATTATTGACGAGTTGACCCCAAAAGAAG GTTCCTCCGACTTAAAGAAGTGTCGGAATCTGAAGTGGATCGTGGACACCACCATAGCATACCCGCGGGGTGAGGCACCCAATGGTCTGTACCTTATTTTCTCCAGGGGAAAATTCCCGCCAATTCGCGTCCATTATCGAGTGTTCGATATAAAAAGCGTGCCTCGAGACGAAGAGGGTTTCAAAAACTGGATGTACGACAGGTATATAGAAAAGGAGGCCATGTTGGAACGTTTCTATAAAACCGGTTCCCTTGTGGACAACCTTACTGAATCTATTGACGCAGATGTGAAAGGAgcctttttctctgttttattcTACTTTGTAATGGCAGTGTGCTTTAgcgtatttttatattttccagtTATATCGTTAGTGAAtttcaaatggattttattgattgttttaatttatatgatttattttgcGTATAGTTTTGTGAAAACCTTCTTCTGA